In Spirochaeta thermophila DSM 6578, the following proteins share a genomic window:
- the uvrA gene encoding excinuclease ABC subunit UvrA, with amino-acid sequence MDKIIIKGAREHNLKNIDLELPRNKLIVISGLSGSGKSSLAFDTIYAEGQRRYVESLSAYARQFLGRMDKPDVDYIEGLSPAISIEQKTTQRNPRSTVGTVTEIYDYFRLLFARIGVPHCPQCGREIQEQSLDQILEQVLRIPEGTRIMVLSPVVRGKKGEHVRILEDARKAGFVRVRVDGQVRVLDEEIKLEKNQKHDIDMVVDRIVMSPNVRRRLAEAVETALELSGGMCVVVEMPEGGEEREHLFSQKHACPVCGVSMPDLEPRLFSFNSPYGACPACSGLGVTMEFDPDLIVPDPSLSFNEGGIAPYSPDSNWQRSRFEAFLSEYGVDLDTPIAEYPEEVREALFYGSDREVEVHYRNRKGTGRFDYRTKFPGILEDLKRRYMETTSEEIKEWLEGFMRQKPCEECKGARLKPEALAVTVGGKNIHEVSCMSVEEALEFFLTLRERISETEYQIARLILKEITSRLNFMKNVGLEYLTLERRASTLSGGEAQRIRLATQIGSSLVGVLYVLDEPTIGLHQRDNQRLIDTLKHLRDLGNTLIVVEHDEQTLRTADYIVDLGPGAGMHGGKVVAQGTVEEVTAVPESLTGQYLAGTLKIEVPSSRREGNGNALVLKGAKEHNLKNITVRFPLGMFVVITGVSGSGKSTLLNDILYPAVHNRLHRTHWPEGAHEGIEGLEHIDKLINIDQSPIGRTPRSNPATYVGLFTPIRELFASLPESRARGYKPGRFSFNVSGGRCEHCKGDGTIKIEMHFLPDVYITCDVCHGKRFNRETLEIRYRGKTIYDVLEMTVEEAYEFFSPIPPIERRLKTLLDVGLSYIKLGQPATTLSGGEAQRVKLALELSRRSTGRTLYLLDEPTTGLHFADVKKLLDVLNRLVDMGNTVVLIEHNLDVIKQADWIIDLGPEGGEKGGRIVVEGRPEDVAACSASYTGRYLKEVLSR; translated from the coding sequence ATGGATAAGATCATCATCAAGGGTGCTCGTGAACACAATCTGAAGAACATCGACCTCGAGCTTCCCCGCAACAAGCTCATCGTCATCTCTGGGCTGTCAGGTTCGGGGAAATCATCCCTCGCCTTCGATACCATCTACGCCGAAGGACAGCGTCGTTACGTGGAGTCCCTCTCCGCGTACGCCCGTCAATTCCTCGGCCGCATGGACAAGCCTGATGTGGACTACATAGAGGGGCTCTCCCCCGCCATCTCCATAGAACAGAAGACCACCCAGCGGAATCCGCGTTCCACCGTGGGCACTGTGACGGAGATCTACGACTACTTCCGTCTCCTCTTCGCCCGGATAGGGGTGCCCCACTGTCCGCAGTGCGGTAGGGAGATCCAGGAACAATCGCTCGACCAGATACTCGAGCAGGTACTCCGCATCCCCGAGGGTACGCGAATCATGGTCCTCTCCCCGGTCGTGAGAGGCAAGAAGGGAGAACACGTCCGGATCCTGGAGGATGCCCGGAAGGCCGGTTTCGTGCGGGTGCGGGTCGACGGACAGGTTCGTGTCCTGGACGAGGAGATCAAGCTCGAGAAGAATCAGAAGCACGATATCGACATGGTGGTCGATCGTATCGTCATGTCGCCCAACGTGAGACGACGGCTCGCCGAGGCGGTGGAGACCGCCCTCGAGCTCAGTGGGGGTATGTGTGTAGTGGTGGAGATGCCGGAGGGGGGTGAGGAACGTGAGCACCTCTTCTCCCAGAAGCATGCCTGTCCCGTGTGCGGGGTGAGCATGCCCGATCTGGAACCCCGGCTCTTCTCCTTCAACAGCCCGTACGGGGCCTGTCCCGCGTGTTCAGGACTTGGGGTGACCATGGAGTTCGATCCCGACCTCATCGTCCCCGATCCCTCCCTTTCGTTCAACGAAGGGGGTATAGCCCCGTACAGTCCTGACTCCAACTGGCAGCGAAGCCGTTTCGAAGCATTCCTGAGTGAATACGGGGTGGACCTCGACACGCCCATCGCGGAGTATCCCGAGGAGGTGAGAGAAGCCCTCTTCTACGGGTCCGATCGGGAGGTGGAGGTGCACTACAGGAATCGCAAGGGGACCGGCAGGTTCGACTACCGCACGAAGTTCCCCGGCATCCTCGAGGATCTCAAGCGGCGTTACATGGAGACTACCTCGGAGGAGATAAAGGAGTGGCTCGAGGGGTTCATGCGGCAGAAGCCTTGTGAGGAATGCAAGGGCGCACGTCTCAAGCCGGAGGCCCTCGCCGTCACCGTGGGGGGGAAGAACATCCACGAGGTCTCCTGTATGTCGGTGGAAGAGGCCCTGGAGTTCTTTCTCACCCTCAGGGAACGGATATCAGAGACCGAGTATCAGATCGCCCGGCTCATCCTCAAGGAGATCACGAGCAGGCTGAATTTCATGAAGAACGTGGGGCTCGAGTACCTCACACTCGAGCGCAGGGCCTCCACCCTCTCCGGCGGTGAGGCTCAGCGCATCCGCCTCGCCACCCAGATAGGGTCTTCCCTCGTGGGCGTGCTCTACGTCCTCGACGAGCCTACCATAGGCCTCCATCAACGCGATAACCAGAGGCTCATCGACACCCTCAAACACCTCAGGGATCTCGGGAATACCCTCATCGTGGTGGAGCACGATGAGCAGACACTTAGAACGGCCGACTACATCGTGGATCTCGGTCCCGGTGCCGGTATGCATGGGGGAAAGGTGGTGGCGCAGGGAACCGTGGAGGAGGTGACCGCGGTCCCGGAGAGTCTCACCGGCCAGTATCTCGCCGGAACCCTAAAGATCGAAGTGCCCTCCTCCAGGAGAGAGGGCAACGGGAATGCCCTCGTGCTCAAGGGTGCAAAGGAGCACAACCTCAAGAACATCACGGTACGCTTCCCCCTCGGTATGTTCGTGGTCATCACGGGCGTATCCGGTTCAGGCAAGTCCACACTGCTCAACGATATACTTTATCCCGCGGTCCACAACCGGCTCCACCGTACCCACTGGCCCGAAGGCGCGCACGAAGGCATCGAGGGCCTGGAGCACATCGACAAGCTCATCAACATAGATCAGAGTCCCATAGGCCGCACGCCCCGATCGAACCCCGCTACCTATGTGGGGCTTTTCACCCCCATACGGGAACTCTTCGCCTCACTTCCCGAATCTCGTGCCCGCGGATACAAGCCCGGCAGGTTCTCCTTCAACGTCTCGGGGGGGAGGTGTGAGCACTGTAAAGGCGACGGCACCATCAAGATCGAGATGCACTTCCTGCCCGACGTGTACATCACGTGCGACGTCTGTCATGGAAAGCGATTCAACCGCGAGACGCTCGAGATTCGGTATCGGGGGAAGACCATCTACGACGTCCTCGAGATGACGGTGGAGGAGGCCTACGAGTTCTTCTCTCCCATCCCCCCGATCGAACGGAGGCTCAAGACGCTCCTTGATGTGGGACTCAGCTACATCAAGTTGGGCCAGCCCGCCACCACACTATCGGGAGGAGAGGCGCAGCGGGTGAAACTGGCCCTCGAACTCTCGCGGAGGAGCACGGGGCGTACCCTCTACCTCCTCGATGAACCGACCACCGGCCTCCATTTCGCCGATGTGAAGAAACTGCTCGATGTGCTCAACCGTCTGGTCGACATGGGGAACACGGTGGTGCTCATCGAACACAACCTTGACGTGATCAAACAGGCGGACTGGATCATCGATCTGGGGCCCGAGGGGGGAGAGAAGGGCGGGCGGATCGTCGTGGAAGGAAGGCCGGAAGACGTGGCCGCCTGCAGCGCCTCCTACACGGGACGATATCTGAAGGAGGTGCTCTCGCGGTGA
- a CDS encoding DUF72 domain-containing protein, with product MEGVYVGTSGWTYRHWAGLFYPEDLPSSQLLEFYSRHFCTVEINSSFYHLPRENTCRNWAGRVPEGFLFSMKASRLITHLRKLGDVEEEVERFLSRAALLGDRLGVVLFQLPPSLHKDLDRLERFFRLLPRGFRYAIEVRHESWFDQDVYDLFSSYGVSFCIFHFHPLHAPWVVTSPTVYVRLHGALGRYRGSYSDEYLAELAEKMATWRGEGRDVFCYFDNDAEGHALHDARRLMGFLDAS from the coding sequence ATGGAAGGGGTCTACGTGGGTACGTCCGGCTGGACCTATCGCCACTGGGCGGGTCTCTTCTATCCCGAGGACCTTCCTTCCTCTCAGCTCCTCGAATTCTACAGCAGACATTTCTGTACGGTGGAGATAAACTCCTCGTTCTATCATCTCCCCCGAGAGAACACCTGCAGGAACTGGGCGGGGAGGGTTCCCGAGGGGTTCCTCTTTTCCATGAAGGCGAGTCGGTTGATCACGCATCTGCGGAAGCTCGGAGACGTGGAGGAGGAAGTCGAGCGGTTCCTCTCCCGTGCGGCCCTCCTGGGTGACCGACTGGGTGTGGTGCTCTTCCAGCTTCCTCCTTCTCTCCATAAGGACCTCGATCGGCTCGAACGATTCTTCCGTCTGCTCCCGCGGGGCTTCAGGTACGCGATCGAAGTGCGACACGAGTCCTGGTTCGATCAGGATGTCTACGATCTCTTTTCTTCCTACGGGGTCTCCTTCTGCATCTTCCACTTTCATCCCCTTCACGCCCCTTGGGTGGTCACCTCGCCTACGGTCTATGTGAGACTCCACGGGGCACTTGGCCGTTATCGGGGATCATATTCGGACGAGTACCTCGCTGAACTTGCAGAGAAGATGGCGACATGGCGCGGCGAGGGGAGGGATGTCTTCTGCTACTTCGACAACGATGCGGAAGGACATGCACTCCACGATGCGAGACGACTCATGGGTTTCCTCGACGCCTCCTGA
- a CDS encoding tetratricopeptide repeat protein: protein MRFSKKFSISFSLFLCLSSLSAQEEVPSWVMYERARDLAQEGRIAEAIVLLEEAIDREITFPEAEYELGRLFFREGEFTLAERHLLKALAQRQYLAVEASFYPIAYTLAEVYLEERKYHEFEETLFTYILSEDESYIGERNRKNREVWTTTLKEKGLDRLLVLYRCPENASYRAHLLLSEFYGENGRMDKALEHATVGVMMVVTTLVDTIREEDYLYIFSSMEALWRKIQQEDLFLSYLEDREIYRLLYWLANALYGLAHREEAVKWWSFVAARAPEGRWKYLAFSQLREPRVAPPEEGVR from the coding sequence ATGCGTTTCTCGAAGAAATTCAGCATCTCCTTTAGCCTCTTCTTGTGCCTCTCCTCGCTGTCCGCCCAGGAAGAGGTGCCGAGCTGGGTGATGTACGAACGCGCACGTGATCTCGCGCAGGAAGGCCGGATCGCCGAAGCCATCGTCCTCCTTGAAGAGGCCATCGACAGGGAAATCACCTTCCCCGAGGCCGAGTACGAGCTGGGGCGGCTGTTCTTCCGGGAAGGGGAGTTCACCCTCGCCGAACGGCATCTCCTCAAAGCCCTCGCGCAGAGACAGTACCTTGCGGTGGAGGCATCGTTCTATCCCATCGCCTACACCCTCGCCGAGGTCTATCTCGAAGAGCGAAAGTATCACGAATTCGAGGAGACTCTCTTCACCTATATCCTCTCGGAGGATGAGTCCTACATCGGCGAACGCAACCGGAAGAACCGGGAGGTGTGGACCACGACCCTCAAGGAGAAAGGGCTCGATCGCTTGCTCGTGCTCTATCGCTGTCCTGAGAACGCCTCCTACCGGGCCCATCTCCTGCTCTCCGAGTTCTATGGAGAGAACGGACGTATGGACAAAGCCCTCGAGCACGCCACGGTCGGAGTGATGATGGTGGTCACCACCCTTGTCGATACCATACGTGAAGAGGACTACCTCTACATCTTCTCGTCGATGGAGGCACTGTGGAGGAAGATCCAACAGGAAGATCTCTTCCTCTCCTATCTCGAGGATCGCGAGATCTACCGCCTCCTCTACTGGCTCGCCAACGCCCTCTATGGCCTGGCTCACCGGGAGGAGGCGGTGAAGTGGTGGTCGTTCGTCGCCGCCCGGGCGCCCGAGGGGCGATGGAAGTACCTCGCCTTCAGTCAGCTCAGGGAGCCCCGGGTGGCTCCGCCGGAGGAAGGCGTGCGCTAG
- the ispG gene encoding flavodoxin-dependent (E)-4-hydroxy-3-methylbut-2-enyl-diphosphate synthase codes for MGDMSQREHFVPPEGGREVYTTKAVPVGSLVIGGGAPLVVQTMWKGPLTPETVSTIVEELERLSKMGCGLMRFAVPDMTAAEVVGRIAERSLMPVVADIHFDWRLALRVMDFPVAKVRINPGNIGARWKVEEVVRKAEEKGVAIRVGVNSGSLPKHLRHDPDVAAALVKAAEEELEILGSLGFERVIVSLKASDIETTVRANRVFAQRYEIPLHLGVTEAGPLIPGIVKSTAALVPLLSEGIGDTIRVSLSDSCEKEVLVGMEIARASGRRNTGVNLVSCPRCSRYSFDVMGFIERVYPYLLSIERPITVAVMGCVVNGPGEARYADLAITGTGRGIFLYRKGEKIREVAPDEAVDAFLEEIQHLL; via the coding sequence ATGGGTGACATGAGTCAGAGAGAACATTTCGTCCCGCCCGAAGGCGGACGTGAGGTATATACCACCAAGGCCGTACCGGTGGGATCCCTCGTGATAGGAGGCGGCGCCCCGCTCGTGGTCCAGACCATGTGGAAGGGGCCTCTCACCCCTGAGACGGTGTCCACGATCGTTGAGGAACTCGAGCGGCTCTCGAAGATGGGGTGCGGGCTCATGCGCTTCGCCGTGCCCGACATGACAGCAGCGGAGGTGGTGGGCCGCATCGCCGAGCGAAGTCTCATGCCGGTAGTGGCCGACATCCACTTCGACTGGCGTCTCGCGCTCAGGGTCATGGATTTCCCCGTGGCCAAGGTACGGATCAACCCGGGTAACATCGGGGCCCGATGGAAGGTCGAAGAAGTGGTGAGAAAGGCCGAGGAGAAGGGAGTCGCCATACGAGTGGGGGTCAATTCCGGATCCCTCCCGAAACACCTTCGTCATGATCCCGATGTGGCGGCTGCCCTGGTGAAGGCGGCGGAGGAAGAGCTCGAGATCCTCGGTTCTCTTGGGTTTGAGAGGGTCATCGTTTCGCTCAAGGCGTCCGATATAGAAACCACGGTGCGTGCGAACAGGGTCTTCGCACAGAGATACGAGATTCCCCTCCATCTGGGCGTCACCGAGGCGGGACCGCTCATTCCCGGTATCGTGAAGTCCACGGCGGCCCTCGTACCCCTGCTTTCGGAGGGGATAGGCGATACCATCCGCGTCTCCCTCTCGGATTCGTGCGAGAAAGAGGTACTCGTGGGGATGGAGATCGCACGGGCGAGCGGTCGCAGGAATACGGGCGTGAATCTCGTCTCTTGTCCTCGATGTAGCAGGTACAGCTTCGACGTGATGGGCTTCATCGAGCGAGTGTACCCCTACCTGCTCTCGATAGAGCGTCCGATCACGGTCGCGGTGATGGGGTGTGTGGTGAACGGACCCGGCGAAGCCCGGTATGCCGATCTGGCCATCACTGGAACCGGTCGAGGTATTTTTCTCTATAGGAAGGGAGAGAAGATCCGAGAGGTTGCTCCCGATGAGGCAGTCGATGCGTTTCTCGAAGAAATTCAGCATCTCCTTTAG
- a CDS encoding ATP synthase subunit K (produces ATP from ADP in the presence of a proton gradient across the membrane; the K subunit is a nonenzymatic component which binds the dimeric form by interacting with the G and E subunits) — protein MNWGLIGIGGALALAAAGSAIGIGTAGMAAIGAWKKCYAQNKPAPFMLIAFTGAPLTQTLYGFILMNSLRDKLGTMDPGLLLGLGVLGGLAMGYSAAFQGKAGAAAADALAETGKGTAQYLIVLGIVETVAVFVLVFMMGVTG, from the coding sequence ATGAACTGGGGACTCATAGGAATCGGCGGGGCGCTCGCACTCGCTGCGGCAGGTTCTGCGATCGGTATCGGAACGGCGGGTATGGCCGCCATAGGCGCGTGGAAAAAGTGCTATGCCCAGAACAAGCCGGCGCCCTTCATGCTCATCGCCTTCACGGGCGCGCCTCTCACCCAGACCCTCTACGGGTTCATCCTCATGAACAGCCTCCGAGACAAGCTCGGGACCATGGATCCGGGGCTGCTTCTCGGTCTCGGTGTGCTTGGAGGTCTCGCCATGGGCTACTCGGCGGCCTTCCAGGGAAAGGCCGGTGCTGCCGCCGCGGATGCACTGGCCGAGACAGGTAAGGGAACCGCCCAGTACCTCATCGTCCTGGGAATCGTGGAAACCGTGGCGGTGTTCGTGCTGGTTTTCATGATGGGTGTGACCGGTTGA
- a CDS encoding V-type ATP synthase subunit I, whose product MIVPMTKVFLVMKASEAREALAALRRFGAVHVHVQDRETDEVEARRRELERCERALGVLAEYRTQRKGRSGSRLGKEEACSLVDRVLSLAEERRRLEEEAAGLSSRLEELGPWGDVSDEDIAFLREHGVYVELCFMTGEQRARLGKDPVCVEVGMRGGRRMCVVVGRGEEPALPEGVEVVRIPKGGLAGVRRALMRVRERVREVEEALLDAAGSYEELVRMRDEVVRPAWEFERVAASLEGEGPLVWLTGFLPEREKARLADYARKQAWGALFLDPDEDDPVPTLVENPRAIRIIRPLFDFLDIVPGYREFDISFVFLAFLSVFFAMIVGDAGYGLIFLASSLYILRREYRLTGKVTDAGVLIAWMSLCTVVWGALTGTWFGYEGFARTAPFSWFVVEGISSWEPEATQTVQLLSFGLGLVHLSIAHLWRFVREIREGMVLRSFSQLGWLSIIWGLFNVVLNLVVDAARYPILPVSVYGIATGLLLVVLFGSQEGDGFFKGLGRGFAGLFTTVLDVIGSFGDLISYIRLFAVGLATVALAEAFNTMALGAGGSVVGILIAGIILLIGHGLNLVMSALSVVVHGVRLNLLEFAGHLGMEWTGIHYTPFKEPTTPADDAGDEGTYKDTTIRERSAV is encoded by the coding sequence ATGATCGTACCGATGACGAAGGTGTTCCTGGTGATGAAGGCCTCCGAGGCGCGGGAAGCCCTCGCGGCGCTCCGTCGTTTCGGCGCGGTCCACGTCCACGTACAGGACCGCGAGACGGACGAGGTGGAGGCGCGGCGCAGGGAGCTGGAGCGGTGCGAACGGGCGTTGGGTGTGCTGGCCGAGTATCGCACGCAGAGGAAGGGGCGGAGCGGGAGCCGGCTCGGCAAGGAGGAAGCCTGCAGCCTGGTGGATCGCGTCCTCTCCCTCGCCGAGGAGCGACGGAGGCTCGAGGAGGAAGCGGCGGGGCTCTCTTCCCGTCTCGAGGAGCTCGGGCCGTGGGGCGATGTCTCGGACGAGGACATCGCCTTCCTCCGTGAACACGGCGTCTATGTGGAGCTCTGTTTCATGACAGGGGAACAGCGTGCGCGCCTCGGGAAGGATCCGGTGTGCGTGGAGGTGGGGATGCGGGGGGGGAGACGGATGTGCGTAGTGGTGGGGAGAGGGGAGGAGCCGGCGCTGCCCGAGGGAGTGGAGGTGGTGAGGATCCCGAAGGGAGGGCTTGCCGGCGTGCGACGGGCCCTCATGAGGGTGAGGGAGCGTGTGAGAGAGGTGGAGGAGGCGCTCCTCGACGCTGCAGGATCGTACGAGGAGCTCGTCCGGATGAGAGACGAGGTGGTGCGGCCTGCGTGGGAATTCGAGCGGGTGGCTGCGTCGCTCGAGGGAGAGGGACCGCTCGTGTGGCTCACGGGTTTCTTGCCCGAACGGGAGAAGGCCCGACTCGCCGACTATGCGAGGAAACAGGCCTGGGGTGCGCTCTTCCTCGACCCGGATGAGGACGATCCCGTCCCCACCTTGGTGGAGAACCCCAGGGCGATACGGATCATCAGACCGCTCTTCGACTTCCTCGACATCGTACCCGGCTACCGGGAGTTCGACATCAGCTTCGTTTTCCTCGCCTTTCTCTCGGTCTTCTTCGCCATGATCGTGGGGGACGCCGGATACGGGCTCATCTTCCTCGCCAGTTCCCTCTACATTCTCCGGCGCGAGTACCGCCTCACCGGAAAGGTGACCGATGCGGGAGTGCTCATCGCCTGGATGAGTCTCTGTACCGTGGTGTGGGGGGCGCTCACCGGGACGTGGTTCGGCTACGAAGGGTTCGCCCGCACGGCGCCCTTCTCGTGGTTCGTGGTGGAGGGGATCTCCTCATGGGAGCCCGAGGCCACCCAGACCGTACAGCTTCTGAGCTTCGGACTGGGGTTGGTGCACCTCTCGATCGCCCATCTGTGGCGGTTCGTGAGGGAGATCCGCGAGGGAATGGTGCTCCGTTCCTTCTCGCAGCTGGGATGGCTCTCCATCATCTGGGGGCTCTTCAACGTGGTTCTCAACCTTGTAGTGGATGCCGCACGGTATCCCATACTCCCGGTCTCGGTGTACGGGATAGCGACCGGGCTCCTCCTGGTGGTGCTCTTCGGCAGCCAGGAAGGGGACGGCTTCTTCAAGGGTCTCGGACGAGGATTCGCCGGACTCTTCACCACCGTTCTGGATGTGATCGGGTCGTTCGGGGATCTCATCTCCTATATCAGGCTCTTCGCCGTGGGACTCGCCACGGTCGCCCTCGCCGAGGCCTTCAACACCATGGCACTCGGCGCAGGAGGGAGCGTGGTGGGAATCCTGATCGCAGGGATCATCCTTCTCATAGGACACGGTCTCAATCTGGTGATGTCCGCCCTCTCCGTGGTGGTACACGGCGTGAGGCTCAACCTCCTGGAGTTCGCGGGTCATCTCGGCATGGAATGGACGGGGATTCACTATACCCCGTTTAAGGAGCCCACCACTCCTGCAGACGATGCGGGGGATGAGGGAACATATAAGGACACAACAATCCGAGAAAGGAGTGCAGTATGA
- a CDS encoding V-type ATP synthase subunit D gives MAKIKLTKNELKRQKDALKRYERYLPTLQLKKQQLQLVITQVEARVAEAWDRKQSLLEGVRAWRRLFGEDVRLENLVKVREVRTGETNIAGVDIPTFEGVDWEPPAYDLYALPVWVDDAVLFLRELLAVEAEIMVLEEQKRRLSEELRITSQRVNLFEKVKIPETRDHIRRITIYLGDQQTAAVVRGKIAKKKLEARA, from the coding sequence ATGGCCAAGATCAAGCTCACCAAGAATGAGCTCAAGCGTCAGAAGGACGCCCTCAAGCGCTACGAACGCTACCTGCCGACGCTTCAGCTCAAGAAGCAACAGCTGCAACTGGTGATCACCCAGGTGGAGGCGCGGGTTGCGGAGGCCTGGGACAGGAAACAGTCACTTCTGGAAGGGGTGAGAGCCTGGCGTCGTCTCTTCGGAGAGGACGTGCGTCTCGAGAACCTGGTGAAGGTGAGGGAGGTTCGTACCGGAGAGACGAACATCGCGGGGGTGGATATACCCACCTTCGAGGGGGTCGACTGGGAGCCCCCCGCCTACGACCTGTACGCCCTCCCCGTGTGGGTGGACGATGCGGTGCTCTTCCTCAGGGAGCTCCTCGCGGTGGAGGCGGAGATCATGGTGCTGGAGGAGCAAAAGCGCAGGCTCTCGGAGGAACTGCGGATCACCAGTCAGAGGGTGAACCTCTTCGAGAAGGTGAAGATCCCCGAGACCCGGGATCACATCCGCAGGATCACCATCTATCTGGGGGATCAGCAGACCGCGGCGGTGGTGCGCGGCAAGATCGCGAAGAAGAAGCTGGAGGCCAGAGCATGA
- a CDS encoding V-type ATP synthase subunit B, with protein MRKIYSRIESIAGNVITVRAQGVRYGHLAEVVSRQGKTLAEVIRLDGDLVALQVYGGTRGISTGDEVRFLGHPMQVSFSDNLLGRIFDGSGRPRDNGPDLVDELIEIGGPSVNPAKRIIPRNMIRTGIPMIDVFNTLVESQKLPIFSVSGEPYNQLLARIALQAEADVIILGGIGLKYDDYLFFRNTLEEGGALSRTIFFVHTASDPVVEALLVPDISLAVAERFALKGRRVLVLLTDMTNFADALKEIAITMEQVPSNRGYPGDLYSQLAARYEKAVDFEGAGSITILAVTTMPGDDVTHPIPDNTGYITEGQFYLRNGRIEPFGSLSRLKQLVNKNTREDHRAIMDGMIKLYAAYKETLEKKAMGFRMSEWDNKLLTYGQLFERELMDLSVNIPLEKALDKGWQILAECFTPEETGLRSDLVRTFWPKKQEVAHGQDQAHQE; from the coding sequence ATGCGTAAGATATACAGCAGGATAGAGTCCATAGCCGGGAACGTGATCACGGTGCGGGCGCAGGGCGTGCGGTACGGGCATCTCGCCGAGGTGGTCTCACGGCAAGGAAAGACCCTGGCCGAGGTGATCCGCCTCGATGGGGATCTCGTGGCCCTCCAGGTGTACGGAGGGACGCGGGGGATATCGACCGGCGACGAGGTGCGGTTCCTGGGGCACCCCATGCAGGTCTCCTTCTCCGACAACCTGTTGGGGCGGATCTTCGACGGGAGCGGGAGGCCTCGGGACAACGGCCCCGACCTCGTGGACGAGCTCATCGAGATCGGCGGGCCTTCGGTCAACCCGGCCAAGCGTATCATTCCCCGTAACATGATCCGCACGGGTATCCCCATGATCGACGTCTTCAACACACTGGTGGAGTCCCAGAAGCTTCCCATCTTCTCGGTCTCCGGGGAACCGTACAACCAGCTCCTCGCCCGTATCGCGCTTCAGGCCGAGGCGGACGTGATCATACTGGGGGGTATCGGCCTCAAGTACGACGACTACCTCTTCTTCAGGAACACGCTCGAAGAGGGCGGAGCCCTCTCCCGGACGATCTTCTTCGTGCACACCGCCTCGGACCCCGTGGTGGAGGCCCTGTTGGTGCCGGATATCTCGCTCGCAGTGGCGGAGCGGTTCGCCCTGAAGGGAAGACGGGTGCTCGTGCTCCTCACCGACATGACCAACTTCGCGGACGCCCTCAAGGAGATCGCCATCACCATGGAGCAGGTGCCGTCCAACCGTGGATACCCGGGTGACCTCTACAGTCAGCTCGCGGCCCGCTACGAGAAGGCGGTCGACTTCGAGGGGGCTGGTTCGATCACCATCCTCGCGGTCACCACCATGCCGGGCGACGACGTGACCCACCCGATTCCCGACAACACAGGTTACATCACCGAGGGTCAGTTCTACCTGAGGAACGGGCGTATCGAGCCCTTCGGTTCGCTCTCGAGGCTCAAGCAGCTCGTGAACAAGAACACACGGGAGGACCACAGGGCCATCATGGACGGCATGATCAAACTCTACGCGGCCTACAAGGAGACCCTCGAGAAGAAGGCCATGGGCTTCAGGATGTCGGAGTGGGACAACAAGCTCCTCACCTACGGCCAGTTGTTCGAGAGGGAACTCATGGACCTCTCGGTGAATATTCCGCTCGAGAAGGCCCTCGACAAGGGGTGGCAGATCCTGGCGGAGTGTTTCACTCCCGAGGAGACGGGACTCCGGTCCGATCTCGTCCGTACGTTCTGGCCGAAGAAACAAGAGGTGGCGCATGGCCAAGATCAAGCTCACCAAGAATGA